A section of the Dermacoccus nishinomiyaensis genome encodes:
- a CDS encoding MFS transporter: MTTRMTAVLTGQVLSWLGDAFQVVALPVAIVVAGGSAGQMAAAITATTVARLVFTLFGGVWADRVQPRIVMAASDAVRAACGLVLACCFWAGAWSTPVIVGCAFVTAAAGAFYGPAFMTWRRAVVPAGARRRTNGTITSLRQLMLMLGPVLGGAVVGFAGAGVGFAVNAATFVVSLGAVLVWAGQVDTTASELTEAGEGTEVDESFGEQLVAGWRAVRSRSWLLFGLLAAGFYHIGNGAILVLAPLLVAREAGGAHAVGIVAAAEGLGGFVGAALGSRIHLRRPLFSGWAPLLLMPLWAFSFAVFHSVWPIAVLAAVGYAGLLFYDVHWETAIQQAVPGELQGRVHSWTSSCPSSRYRSVRCSPHPLPRRSAPARSLPSPRASFSSRVSCPCSSAACASSPSNRRRRTSPPHPGDASCARCGPGEAGLRRLRRHQLVWRGRPSS, encoded by the coding sequence ATGACGACACGCATGACGGCCGTGCTCACCGGGCAGGTGCTCAGCTGGCTGGGTGATGCCTTCCAGGTGGTGGCATTGCCCGTGGCGATCGTCGTGGCGGGCGGTAGCGCCGGGCAGATGGCCGCGGCCATCACCGCGACGACGGTGGCACGCCTCGTGTTCACGTTGTTCGGTGGGGTCTGGGCGGATCGGGTGCAGCCACGCATCGTCATGGCCGCCTCGGACGCGGTGCGCGCAGCGTGCGGGCTCGTCCTCGCCTGCTGCTTCTGGGCCGGCGCATGGTCGACGCCGGTCATCGTCGGATGCGCCTTCGTCACCGCGGCTGCCGGTGCGTTCTACGGGCCTGCGTTCATGACGTGGCGGCGCGCCGTGGTGCCGGCGGGGGCGCGTCGGCGCACGAACGGGACCATCACGAGCCTGCGTCAGCTCATGCTCATGTTGGGCCCGGTGCTCGGGGGAGCCGTCGTCGGGTTCGCCGGCGCGGGAGTCGGCTTCGCCGTCAACGCGGCGACGTTCGTCGTCTCCCTGGGGGCGGTGCTCGTCTGGGCGGGTCAGGTCGACACGACGGCGAGCGAGCTCACGGAAGCGGGCGAGGGCACCGAAGTGGATGAGAGCTTCGGCGAGCAACTCGTCGCCGGGTGGCGCGCGGTGCGCTCGCGCTCGTGGCTGCTCTTCGGCTTGCTCGCGGCCGGTTTCTACCACATCGGCAACGGCGCGATCCTCGTGCTGGCACCCTTGCTCGTCGCCAGAGAGGCGGGTGGCGCCCACGCCGTCGGCATCGTCGCCGCCGCCGAGGGGCTCGGTGGGTTTGTCGGCGCAGCTCTCGGGTCGCGCATCCACCTGCGACGTCCGCTCTTCAGCGGGTGGGCGCCGCTGCTGCTCATGCCGTTGTGGGCCTTCAGCTTCGCGGTCTTTCACTCGGTGTGGCCGATCGCGGTGCTCGCCGCCGTCGGATACGCGGGTCTGCTCTTCTACGACGTGCATTGGGAGACGGCCATTCAGCAGGCTGTGCCCGGCGAGCTGCAGGGCCGCGTGCATTCCTGGACATCCTCATGTCCTTCGTCGCGCTACCGCTCGGTTCGGTGCTCGCCGCACCCCTTGCCCAGACGTTCGGCGCCCGCCAGGTCATTGCCGTCGCCGCGTGCTTCCTTCTCATCGCGAGTGTCGTGCCCTTGTTCATCCGCAGCATGCGCGAGTTCACCCTCGAACCGTCGCAGACGGACCAGCCCGCCCCATCCCGGTGACGCATCGTGTGCTCGATGCGGCCCGGGTGAGGCCGGCCTGCGCAGGCTCCGCCGTCACCAACTCGTGTGGCGCGGGCGCCCTTCGTCGTAG
- a CDS encoding GuaB1 family IMP dehydrogenase-related protein, producing MELITGKTAYDLTYNDVFMVPSRSRVTSRLDVDLTTNDGVGTTIPLVVANMTAISGRRMAETVARRGAVAVLPQDIPIAAVQETIRQVKASHPTYETPVTIAPDAPVSDVLALLGKRAHRVAVVIGDDRRPLGLVSEAHCLEVDRFSVIADVMTRDITTVESGADLHDTFDLLERMHRDIAVVVEAGGALVGVLTKRGILRSTIYSPALDPDGKLSIGVAIGINGDVEGKATTMLESGADVLVVDTAHGHQEKMIDALGVVRAARDAHETSSGRRIPIAAGNVVTADGARDLVEAGADIVKVGVGPGAMCTTRMMTGVGRPQFSAVLECAAAARELGAHVWADGGVKYPRDVALALAAGGASVMIGSWFAGTWESPGDLNRDADGRLYKESFGMASARAVRGRTSSQGAFERARSALFEEGISSSRMYLDPQRPGVEDLMDSIIAGVRSSFTYAGAKTIDEFHERARVGVQSASGYDEGRPRHTSW from the coding sequence GTGGAACTCATCACCGGAAAAACGGCCTACGACCTCACGTACAACGACGTCTTCATGGTGCCGTCGCGCTCGCGCGTCACGAGCCGTCTCGATGTCGACCTCACGACGAACGACGGGGTCGGCACGACGATCCCGCTCGTCGTCGCAAACATGACGGCGATCTCGGGTCGCCGCATGGCCGAGACGGTCGCCCGGCGCGGCGCGGTCGCCGTCCTGCCGCAGGACATTCCGATCGCAGCCGTTCAGGAGACCATCCGGCAAGTGAAGGCGAGCCACCCGACCTACGAGACGCCGGTGACGATCGCGCCGGACGCCCCCGTCAGCGACGTGCTCGCGCTGCTCGGCAAACGCGCACACCGCGTCGCCGTCGTCATCGGCGACGACCGCCGCCCCCTCGGCCTCGTGAGCGAGGCGCACTGCCTCGAGGTCGACCGCTTCAGCGTCATCGCCGACGTCATGACGCGCGACATCACGACCGTGGAATCCGGAGCCGACCTGCACGACACGTTCGACCTGCTCGAGCGTATGCACCGCGACATCGCCGTCGTCGTCGAGGCGGGCGGCGCCCTCGTCGGTGTCCTGACGAAACGCGGCATCCTGCGCTCCACGATCTACTCCCCCGCGCTCGACCCCGACGGCAAGCTGTCGATCGGCGTCGCCATCGGCATCAACGGTGACGTCGAGGGCAAGGCGACGACGATGCTCGAATCGGGTGCCGACGTCCTCGTCGTCGACACCGCCCACGGGCATCAGGAGAAGATGATCGACGCGCTCGGCGTCGTGCGGGCAGCCCGTGACGCTCACGAGACGTCCTCGGGGCGCCGCATCCCCATCGCGGCGGGCAACGTCGTCACTGCCGACGGTGCCCGTGACCTCGTCGAAGCGGGCGCCGATATCGTGAAGGTCGGCGTCGGGCCGGGAGCGATGTGCACGACCCGCATGATGACGGGTGTCGGGCGCCCGCAGTTCAGCGCGGTGCTCGAATGCGCAGCCGCGGCGCGCGAACTCGGCGCTCACGTCTGGGCTGACGGCGGCGTCAAGTATCCGCGTGACGTCGCGCTCGCCCTCGCGGCCGGGGGCGCGAGCGTCATGATCGGGTCGTGGTTCGCTGGCACCTGGGAGTCGCCCGGCGACCTCAACCGCGACGCCGACGGGCGCCTCTACAAGGAGTCGTTCGGCATGGCGTCGGCTCGTGCCGTGCGTGGCCGCACGTCATCGCAGGGTGCGTTCGAGCGTGCACGTTCGGCGCTGTTCGAGGAGGGCATCTCGTCCTCGCGCATGTACCTCGACCCGCAGCGGCCGGGTGTCGAAGACCTCATGGACTCGATCATCGCCGGCGTGCGCAGCTCGTTCACCTACGCGGGCGCAAAGACGATCGACGAGTTCCACGAACGTGCCCGCGTGGGTGTGCAGAGCGCCTCGGGCTACGACGAAGGGCGCCCGCGCCACACGAGTTGGTGA
- a CDS encoding MBL fold metallo-hydrolase codes for MKLTHHGHSCIELDAGGVRVLFDPGTFSSFDDVKGVDAIVVTHQHADHLDPDAIDSLRAANPDAVWFAEPQTAQLLADKGVEATATKAGETYDVAGVTLEGVGSTHAEIHPYIPRVGNVGIVVSAPGEPRVFHPGDSLEGRPENIDLLCVPLAAPWSAVKETIAFVRAVAPQHVVPIHDQIIAPAARGIFLNHVADFGRDGGVDVIDVPVGDSVELSA; via the coding sequence ATGAAGCTCACGCATCACGGTCACTCCTGTATCGAACTCGACGCCGGCGGCGTTCGCGTGCTGTTCGACCCCGGCACGTTCAGCTCGTTCGACGACGTCAAGGGCGTCGACGCGATCGTCGTCACGCACCAGCACGCCGACCATCTCGACCCCGACGCCATCGACAGCCTGCGGGCCGCGAACCCTGATGCGGTGTGGTTCGCCGAGCCGCAGACGGCACAGTTGCTCGCGGACAAGGGCGTCGAGGCCACCGCGACGAAGGCCGGCGAGACGTACGACGTCGCGGGCGTCACGCTCGAGGGCGTCGGTTCGACGCACGCCGAGATCCACCCCTACATCCCGCGCGTCGGCAACGTAGGCATCGTCGTGAGCGCGCCGGGTGAGCCGCGCGTCTTCCATCCCGGTGACTCGCTCGAGGGGCGCCCCGAGAACATCGATCTTCTGTGTGTGCCGCTCGCCGCGCCGTGGTCGGCCGTCAAGGAGACCATTGCCTTCGTCCGCGCCGTCGCGCCGCAGCACGTCGTGCCGATCCACGACCAGATCATCGCCCCCGCCGCGCGCGGCATCTTCCTGAACCACGTCGCCGACTTCGGCCGCGACGGCGGCGTCGACGTCATCGATGTGCCCGTCGGCGACAGCGTCGAATTGTCCGCTTGA
- a CDS encoding lipid II:glycine glycyltransferase FemX has translation MTLSVTSCHDRDEWDALVNSSGGHPLQLWGWGELKSQYEWSADRVVVRDGDDVVGSAQVLLRRLPAPFKSLAYVPRGPQAAEADRARVVAALAQHVKNTHGPIGLTIEPDWEAPFAPLEKGASDDEIASLVARPTSGWLADVEAAGYVRSDNTGLIPHTLIVDVTRDEDTIMKELSSSTRQNVRKSFKAENVRFGLVTEQADLDQVLAINKETAKRANFAVHSDLYHEQIRDFMGPASQLIAAWEGDEVVAFVWLVVSGKTAFELYGGVSPRGMKLRLNYGLKFWAMTHVKAQGVERYDFNGLLNDGISDFKRQFAKHEDMLVGTYDKSLSPMFPVFATALPVVRSTLKRGVPAAKKTAVSLKNDPKGTLVGAAAGARSKASDVRAKRADAAWHRLD, from the coding sequence ATGACGCTCTCGGTGACTTCGTGCCACGACCGCGACGAGTGGGATGCCCTCGTCAACTCCTCCGGCGGCCACCCGCTGCAGTTGTGGGGTTGGGGCGAGCTGAAGTCGCAGTACGAGTGGTCGGCCGACCGCGTCGTCGTGCGTGACGGTGACGACGTCGTCGGCTCGGCGCAGGTGTTGCTGCGCCGCCTACCGGCCCCGTTCAAGTCGCTCGCCTACGTGCCGCGTGGCCCGCAGGCCGCCGAGGCAGACCGCGCGCGTGTCGTCGCGGCGCTCGCGCAGCACGTCAAGAACACGCACGGCCCGATCGGCCTGACGATCGAGCCCGACTGGGAGGCGCCGTTCGCGCCGCTCGAGAAGGGCGCGTCCGACGACGAGATCGCGTCCCTCGTCGCGCGGCCGACGTCCGGGTGGCTCGCCGACGTCGAGGCTGCGGGGTACGTGCGCAGTGACAACACGGGGCTCATCCCGCACACGCTGATCGTCGACGTCACTCGTGACGAGGACACGATCATGAAGGAGCTGAGCAGCTCCACCCGTCAGAACGTGCGCAAGTCGTTCAAGGCCGAGAACGTCCGGTTCGGTCTCGTCACCGAGCAGGCCGATCTCGATCAGGTGCTCGCGATCAACAAGGAGACGGCGAAGCGCGCGAACTTCGCAGTCCACTCCGACCTCTACCACGAGCAGATCCGCGACTTCATGGGCCCCGCCTCGCAGCTCATCGCGGCGTGGGAGGGCGACGAGGTCGTCGCGTTCGTGTGGCTCGTGGTCTCCGGCAAGACCGCGTTCGAGCTGTACGGCGGCGTCAGCCCGCGTGGCATGAAGCTGCGCCTCAACTATGGCCTCAAGTTCTGGGCGATGACGCACGTCAAGGCGCAGGGCGTCGAACGTTATGACTTCAACGGGCTCCTCAATGACGGCATCAGCGACTTCAAGCGCCAGTTCGCCAAGCACGAGGACATGCTCGTCGGCACGTACGACAAGTCGCTCTCGCCGATGTTCCCCGTTTTCGCGACGGCCCTGCCCGTGGTGCGCTCGACGCTCAAGCGCGGCGTGCCCGCGGCGAAGAAGACGGCTGTGTCGCTCAAGAACGACCCGAAGGGGACGCTCGTCGGCGCCGCAGCGGGCGCCCGCTCCAAGGCATCTGACGTTCGCGCCAAGCGCGCTGACGCAGCGTGGCACCGCCTCGACTGA
- a CDS encoding class I SAM-dependent methyltransferase: MRDWADVAEGYRRSFARACAGATGPLLAATNDQRGHSDDVVRHLDVGCGDGRLAAAASETGRAVVACDADATMCELTRSSAPHVATLKAALPELPFCSGSFDIVTANFVINHVEAPCASMRELSRVCRRDGIVAATIWPAGGAGFGPLLREVLSCPDLTPLPDQSLPADQDFERTRRGLGSLFAAAGLDDVRSTDISWTWTVTPEDLWAGITAGVATPGMTYLAQSPEVRARMRELFFETARTMSAEGTLTFDARAVLATGRIS; the protein is encoded by the coding sequence ATGAGGGACTGGGCCGACGTCGCGGAGGGCTACCGCCGATCGTTTGCACGGGCTTGCGCGGGCGCCACCGGGCCGCTCCTGGCCGCAACGAATGACCAGCGCGGCCACAGCGACGACGTCGTGCGCCATCTCGACGTCGGGTGCGGCGACGGTCGCTTGGCCGCTGCCGCGTCAGAGACCGGTCGTGCGGTCGTCGCGTGCGACGCGGACGCGACGATGTGCGAACTCACCCGCTCTTCGGCACCCCACGTGGCCACTCTGAAAGCAGCGCTGCCTGAACTCCCTTTCTGCTCCGGCAGCTTCGACATCGTGACGGCCAATTTCGTCATCAATCACGTCGAGGCACCGTGCGCGTCGATGCGCGAGCTGTCCCGCGTCTGCCGTCGTGACGGGATCGTGGCGGCGACGATCTGGCCCGCCGGTGGCGCAGGGTTCGGCCCCTTGCTCCGCGAGGTGCTCTCCTGCCCCGATCTGACGCCGCTGCCTGACCAGTCCCTACCTGCCGATCAGGACTTCGAGCGAACCCGCCGGGGCCTCGGTTCCCTCTTCGCCGCGGCGGGGCTCGACGATGTCCGATCCACCGACATCAGCTGGACGTGGACGGTGACGCCCGAGGACCTGTGGGCGGGCATCACGGCCGGCGTGGCGACGCCGGGCATGACGTACCTTGCTCAATCACCCGAGGTGAGGGCCCGGATGCGGGAGCTCTTCTTCGAGACGGCCCGCACGATGAGTGCCGAGGGGACGCTGACCTTCGATGCTCGCGCCGTGCTGGCGACCGGGCGCATTTCGTGA
- a CDS encoding 4a-hydroxytetrahydrobiopterin dehydratase: MSDDMTQRPGGRPDPMRTLTAAEVAAQAPAGWTPIMGSLRARYRTGDFATGLRLVNLIGESAERWDHHPDVTLTYGDVIVSLVSHDVRGITSRDLRMARLSAEHAAHLGLEPDVAGLTQIDPGLDTAHADEVAPFYSALFAAPLRDGEPVDPSGQTPTVWWQAPDDADSPDGDAADDSQLPPADHEQRWHFDVWVAAEAAEQRLAAVLDAGGRLVSDAHAPSFWVVEDADGNRHCICTPAGR, translated from the coding sequence ATGAGCGACGACATGACGCAGCGTCCCGGCGGGCGGCCCGATCCGATGCGCACCCTGACGGCGGCGGAGGTGGCCGCGCAGGCCCCGGCCGGGTGGACGCCGATCATGGGGTCACTGCGGGCGCGCTACCGCACTGGCGACTTCGCGACGGGGTTGCGGCTCGTGAACCTCATCGGCGAGTCGGCGGAACGGTGGGATCACCATCCCGACGTCACCCTGACGTACGGGGACGTCATCGTCAGCCTCGTCAGCCATGACGTCCGCGGCATCACGAGCCGCGATCTACGGATGGCGAGGTTGAGCGCCGAGCACGCGGCGCACCTGGGCCTCGAACCGGACGTGGCCGGTCTCACCCAGATCGATCCGGGGCTCGACACTGCACACGCGGACGAGGTCGCTCCGTTCTACTCGGCGCTCTTCGCTGCGCCGCTGCGTGACGGTGAGCCCGTCGACCCGAGCGGCCAGACGCCGACGGTGTGGTGGCAGGCCCCGGATGATGCAGACTCCCCCGATGGCGATGCGGCCGACGATTCCCAGCTCCCGCCGGCGGATCACGAGCAGCGTTGGCACTTCGACGTCTGGGTGGCGGCGGAGGCCGCCGAGCAGCGGCTGGCAGCCGTTCTCGATGCCGGCGGCCGCCTCGTCAGCGACGCCCACGCCCCGTCGTTCTGGGTCGTCGAGGACGCCGACGGCAACCGTCACTGCATCTGCACGCCCGCCGGGCGATGA
- a CDS encoding Lrp/AsnC family transcriptional regulator, which produces MDRRSYARRGAARQTDTGPRTATTSATATSSGSPRPTSPPQLDETDRLLLLALDEDPRMTTMALAQRCGLARGTVHARLERFRERGILRLNSARVDPATLGRPMSAMVAVELDQHDISGAIDGLAQIPEVLECFAPAGETDLLVRVVARDPDDLYRVSEEIRLCPGVTRTRTSVYLRRVIPYRIDPLLREGIDEPTSARDRRG; this is translated from the coding sequence ATGGATCGACGCTCCTACGCCCGACGCGGTGCAGCTCGACAAACAGACACGGGGCCACGCACGGCGACGACGTCCGCGACCGCGACGTCATCTGGGTCGCCGCGCCCGACCTCACCGCCGCAGCTCGACGAGACGGATCGGCTGCTCCTGCTCGCTCTCGACGAGGACCCGCGTATGACGACGATGGCGCTCGCGCAGCGTTGCGGCCTGGCGCGCGGCACGGTGCACGCGCGGCTGGAGCGGTTTCGCGAGCGCGGCATCCTGCGACTCAACAGTGCGCGCGTCGACCCGGCGACGCTCGGACGGCCCATGAGCGCGATGGTGGCGGTCGAGCTGGATCAGCACGACATCTCGGGCGCGATCGACGGGTTGGCGCAAATCCCCGAGGTGCTCGAGTGCTTCGCGCCGGCCGGCGAGACGGACCTGCTCGTGCGCGTCGTCGCGCGCGACCCTGACGACCTCTATCGCGTCAGCGAGGAGATCCGCCTGTGCCCCGGCGTCACTCGAACCCGCACGAGCGTCTACCTGCGCCGCGTCATCCCCTACCGTATCGACCCGCTGTTGCGCGAAGGCATCGACGAACCGACGTCTGCGCGCGACCGGCGGGGGTGA
- the ppgK gene encoding polyphosphate--glucose phosphotransferase, with product MTRTSYPLGIDVGGTGIKGAPVDLDKGAFASERIRFETPAGASPDAVADVIAQIVEHFADMIGDEPIGVTIPGVVQHGVVRTAANIDKAWIGTNAEELISAHIGRDVLVVNDADAAGIAENFYGAAKDTDGLVLVTTLGTGIGTAVINDGVLVPNSELGHIEVEGHDAETRAAHSAKEREELSYGKWAKRLTKYYTSLENLLWPDLFVVGGGVSKKAEKFLPLLDIRTPIVPAKLENAAGIVGAARLAHDRHVK from the coding sequence ATGACCCGCACGTCCTATCCCCTCGGCATCGACGTCGGCGGAACCGGCATCAAGGGTGCCCCCGTCGACCTCGACAAGGGCGCGTTCGCTTCGGAGCGCATCCGTTTCGAGACGCCCGCGGGTGCCTCGCCTGACGCTGTCGCGGACGTCATCGCCCAGATCGTCGAGCACTTCGCCGACATGATCGGCGACGAACCGATCGGCGTGACGATTCCCGGCGTCGTGCAGCACGGCGTCGTGCGTACGGCCGCGAACATCGACAAGGCGTGGATCGGGACGAACGCCGAAGAGCTCATCTCGGCGCATATCGGGCGCGACGTGCTCGTGGTCAACGACGCCGACGCGGCCGGCATTGCAGAGAACTTCTACGGCGCGGCGAAGGACACGGACGGGCTCGTGCTCGTCACGACGCTCGGCACCGGCATCGGCACCGCCGTCATCAACGACGGTGTGCTCGTACCGAACTCTGAGCTCGGCCACATCGAGGTCGAGGGCCACGACGCCGAGACGCGGGCCGCTCACTCGGCGAAGGAGCGCGAGGAACTGTCGTACGGCAAGTGGGCCAAGCGACTCACGAAGTACTACACCTCGCTGGAGAACCTGCTGTGGCCCGACCTGTTCGTCGTCGGCGGTGGCGTGTCGAAGAAGGCCGAGAAGTTCCTGCCACTGCTCGACATCCGCACGCCCATCGTGCCCGCCAAGCTCGAGAACGCCGCCGGCATCGTCGGTGCAGCGCGCCTCGCGCACGATCGGCACGTGAAGTAG
- the map gene encoding type I methionyl aminopeptidase → MTTTRSTTTSGRTITAGTISPRRSVPQKIARPEYVGRDEAREGFESYVKDAETIERLRVAGRIAAGAMEEAGKAVAPGVTTDELDRIAHEYMLDHGAYPSTLDYLGFPKSLCTSVNEVICHGIPDSTVLEDGDIVKLDVTAYKDGVHGDNCATYLCGDVDDESRLLVERTKEAMMRGIRAAKPGRQVNVIGRVIEQYAKRFGYGVVRDYTGHGIGTEFHNGLIIPHYDAAPHYDDVIEVGMVFTVEPMLNLGSGESAPTWDDGWTVVTADGSRSAQFENTLVITETGPQILTSVD, encoded by the coding sequence ATGACGACGACGCGCTCCACGACCACGTCCGGCCGCACGATCACCGCGGGCACGATCAGCCCGCGCCGCAGCGTGCCTCAGAAGATCGCCCGCCCCGAGTACGTCGGGCGCGACGAGGCGCGCGAGGGCTTCGAGTCGTACGTCAAGGACGCGGAGACGATCGAACGCCTGCGCGTCGCCGGGCGCATCGCCGCGGGCGCGATGGAGGAGGCGGGCAAGGCCGTAGCCCCCGGTGTCACGACCGACGAGCTCGACCGCATCGCCCACGAGTACATGCTCGACCACGGCGCCTACCCCTCGACGCTCGACTACCTCGGCTTCCCGAAGTCGCTGTGCACGAGCGTCAACGAGGTCATCTGCCACGGCATCCCCGACTCGACGGTGCTCGAGGACGGCGACATCGTGAAGCTCGACGTCACGGCCTACAAGGACGGCGTGCACGGCGACAACTGCGCGACATACCTGTGCGGCGACGTCGACGACGAGTCGCGCCTGCTCGTCGAACGCACGAAGGAGGCGATGATGCGCGGCATCCGCGCCGCGAAGCCGGGGCGGCAGGTCAACGTCATCGGCCGTGTCATCGAGCAGTACGCGAAGCGGTTCGGCTACGGCGTCGTGCGTGACTACACGGGCCACGGCATCGGCACCGAGTTCCACAACGGCCTCATCATCCCGCATTACGACGCGGCGCCCCACTACGACGACGTCATCGAGGTGGGCATGGTCTTCACGGTCGAGCCCATGCTCAACCTGGGTTCGGGCGAGTCGGCCCCGACCTGGGACGACGGCTGGACGGTCGTGACGGCCGACGGCTCGCGTTCGGCGCAGTTCGAGAACACCCTCGTCATCACCGAGACGGGCCCGCAGATCCTCACCAGCGTCGACTGA
- a CDS encoding MFS transporter, whose amino-acid sequence MQRRVRRRGAQVSELGFDLRRLAIPAYGPTLLFGAAEGAILPVIPSTAVARGASVALAAFVAMLIGLGSLVSNIPASLITQRLGERRALVLAGVVTAAGCLLCLAPSLVALMLGVVIIGMASSVYMLARQKYLTEAVPPTHRARALSLLGGVGRIGMFVGPLVGAALIGVFGGRSVFVLAIVFLALATWCALLMEDVERAGTGPVERVSTRTVARSFARVLLTVGLGVLLVSAVRATRQVVIPLWCTHIGLDEQSTSAIYGIAGGIDMLVFYPAGKVMDVRGRAAVAVPSMLIMAAALVALPFAHTFAAVLAASCALGFGNGIGSGMVMTLGADFSPDVGRAPFLGLWRQLSDTGSTIGPLALSGMTALAGLSAAVVVNAIFGVLAAAMLAYWPAKLMRAGWGAARPEPDAADSTPSHQR is encoded by the coding sequence ATGCAACGACGGGTGCGAAGGAGGGGAGCACAGGTGAGCGAGCTCGGGTTCGATCTGCGGCGGCTCGCGATCCCCGCCTATGGCCCGACGCTGCTGTTCGGTGCCGCTGAGGGCGCCATCCTGCCCGTCATCCCCTCGACGGCCGTGGCGCGCGGCGCGTCGGTGGCGCTCGCGGCTTTCGTCGCGATGCTCATCGGGCTCGGCTCGCTCGTGTCGAACATCCCCGCCTCACTCATCACGCAGCGCCTCGGCGAACGTCGCGCGCTCGTGCTCGCGGGCGTCGTCACGGCCGCGGGATGCCTGCTGTGCCTCGCGCCGAGCCTCGTCGCGCTCATGCTCGGTGTCGTCATCATCGGCATGGCGTCGTCGGTCTACATGCTCGCGCGCCAGAAGTACCTGACGGAGGCCGTCCCGCCCACGCACCGGGCGCGCGCGTTGTCGCTGCTCGGCGGCGTGGGTCGCATCGGCATGTTCGTCGGCCCCCTCGTCGGCGCCGCCCTCATCGGAGTGTTCGGCGGGCGTTCCGTCTTCGTCCTCGCCATCGTCTTCCTCGCGCTCGCGACGTGGTGCGCGCTGCTCATGGAGGATGTCGAGCGGGCCGGAACCGGGCCCGTCGAACGGGTCTCCACCCGCACCGTCGCACGCTCGTTCGCGCGCGTGCTGCTGACGGTCGGGCTCGGCGTCCTGCTCGTGTCGGCCGTGCGCGCGACACGGCAGGTCGTCATCCCGCTGTGGTGCACGCACATCGGCCTCGACGAGCAGTCGACGAGCGCCATCTACGGGATCGCGGGCGGCATCGACATGCTCGTGTTCTACCCGGCCGGCAAGGTCATGGACGTGCGGGGGCGCGCCGCCGTCGCCGTACCGTCGATGCTCATCATGGCCGCAGCCCTCGTCGCGCTGCCGTTCGCCCACACCTTCGCCGCGGTGCTCGCCGCGAGCTGCGCGCTCGGGTTCGGCAACGGCATCGGCTCTGGCATGGTGATGACGCTCGGCGCCGACTTCTCGCCCGACGTCGGACGCGCGCCGTTCCTCGGCCTGTGGCGCCAGCTCAGTGACACCGGTTCGACGATCGGGCCGCTCGCCCTGTCCGGCATGACGGCGCTCGCCGGCCTGAGCGCCGCCGTCGTCGTGAACGCGATCTTCGGCGTCCTCGCCGCCGCGATGCTCGCCTACTGGCCCGCCAAGCTCATGCGCGCCGGATGGGGTGCCGCCCGGCCCGAACCTGACGCCGCCGACTCAACACCCTCACACCAGCGCTGA
- the panB gene encoding 3-methyl-2-oxobutanoate hydroxymethyltransferase: MSEEAAPYRTAERKRIRTVTLQQLKERGERFSMLTSYDMYTAEIFDEAGIETLLVGDSAGNNVLGYDTTLPVTLDELIPLVRAVSGAAQHALVVADLPFGSYQESPQQAFASAARLMKEGRAHAVKLEGGAHMAPTVEHLVRGGIPVIAHIGFTPQSEHTLGGYRVQGRGDDAERMVAEARALQDAGAFCVLMEMVPAPVAQQVTDALRVPTIGIGAGAGCDGQVLVWTDFAGLRDGRYPRFAKKFADVRSVLLDAARTYREDVASGTFPAPEHSFES, translated from the coding sequence ATGAGTGAAGAGGCCGCCCCGTACCGCACCGCCGAACGCAAGCGCATCCGCACCGTCACGCTGCAGCAGTTGAAGGAGCGCGGTGAGCGTTTCTCGATGCTCACCTCCTACGACATGTACACGGCCGAGATCTTCGACGAGGCCGGCATCGAGACGCTCCTCGTCGGCGACTCGGCGGGCAACAACGTGCTCGGTTACGACACGACGCTGCCCGTCACCCTCGACGAACTCATCCCCCTCGTGCGTGCCGTCAGCGGCGCTGCGCAGCACGCCCTCGTCGTCGCGGATCTGCCGTTCGGCAGCTACCAGGAATCGCCGCAGCAGGCGTTCGCGAGCGCCGCGCGACTCATGAAGGAAGGGCGCGCTCACGCGGTCAAGCTCGAGGGCGGGGCGCACATGGCGCCCACCGTCGAGCATCTCGTGCGCGGCGGCATCCCCGTCATCGCGCACATCGGGTTCACGCCGCAGAGCGAGCACACGCTCGGCGGGTACCGAGTCCAGGGCCGCGGCGACGACGCCGAGCGCATGGTCGCCGAGGCGCGGGCGCTGCAGGACGCGGGGGCTTTCTGCGTGCTCATGGAGATGGTGCCGGCGCCCGTCGCGCAGCAGGTGACGGACGCGCTGCGCGTGCCGACGATCGGCATCGGCGCCGGCGCCGGATGCGACGGTCAGGTGCTCGTGTGGACCGACTTCGCCGGCCTGCGTGACGGCCGCTATCCGCGCTTCGCCAAGAAGTTCGCCGACGTGCGCAGCGTGCTGCTCGACGCGGCGCGCACCTACCGCGAAGACGTCGCCTCCGGCACGTTCCCGGCGCCCGAGCACAGCTTCGAGAGCTGA